GCTCGTCTGGACCTCCAGGTTCTTCTGGGTCTCCTGGCTtgcaggtgagtgtgtctgtgtgcattatCACAATATATATCGTGATTGTTTCCCCCCACGAACAATGAGTTTAAATAATTATTTTCcctctctgcatgtgtgtgtgtgcccccaaAGGGACCTCCTGGATTTGAGGGATTGGACGGTAAAGATGGGAAACCAGGAATGAGGGTAAGAGGTAGTAGATTATTATTGTTAGTCGATGTAAGTAGTTAAGTAGGATGACTTGAATtgacctcccctctctgtctcacctcccccttcctttcttttctctctgtctctctcgctctctcagggTGAGCCAGGGATTCCAGGGACGGTAGGACCCAGAGGAATCCCGGTGAGTGCCTTTTCACCTTTACATGACccctacatacagtggggcaaaaaagtatttagtcagccaccaattgtgtaagttctcccacttacaaagatgagagaggcctgtaattttcatcataggtacacttcaactatgacagacaaaattaggggaaaaatccagaaaatcatattgaaggattttttatgaatttatttgcaaattatggaaaaacaaaacttgtggaggtctacaatattttttatgATGTCTTGACAGATGTATTTTGATttccccataatgtcaagcaaagaggcactgatttcGAAGATatgccttgaaataaatccacaggtacacctccaattgactcaaattatgtcaattagcctatcagaagcttctaaagccatgacataattttctggaattttccaagctgtatctctctcgctcaacttagtgtatttaaacttctgacccactggaattgtgatacagtgaattataagtagaattatctgtctgtaaacaattgttggaaaaatgacttgtgtcatgcatacagtagatgtcctaattgacttgccaaaactatagtttttttaacaagacatttgtggaatagttgaaaaacgagttttaatgactccaacctaagtgaatgtaaacttccgacttcaactatatgtcCTCAGTGACCTCTACCCCTTCTGACAAAGCAGGACCGTGTCTCATGTCATTAGACAGACATCACTGCTGTGACATCACACCACTTTCACGGTGTGCCCATACAAAGCAGGTTCCTTGTATCTGATCATCTTTGATATTAAAATGTAtgtactcactactgtaagtcgctctggataagagcgtcagcTAAacgactcaaatgtaaatgtagaaatcCATCAAACGTCACCCACTGATCTCACCCAAGATCTCACCAAACATACCAGTATACGTATGTATGTCCCTGGTCTTACTATATGTGCCAATCAGCTGCCCATGTTATTGTTTTCTGCTCTGCTTTCCACAATGGTCTCTGTTTGGTATACTAGATAGACCTCATTACTTAATCACGGTTAAAAATAAGGTCATCTTAACTGGCTCAGTTCAAAACAATGAAGAACGCATGAGGAAGAGAAGTCAATCATTCTACATTCTGTGATGActcagtgtttctgtgtgtgggttTTGACAGTGCAGGTGCTCAAATCAATGTGAGATTTCAAAGTGATGCGTTTTGAAAGCTGTGTGAGAtgagatgtgtgttgtgttgaaatCTGTGTGTGAGATGTGATATGTGCTGTGTTGGAAGCTGTGTGAGGTGTGTTGAATGCTGTGTGTgagatgtgatgtgtgttgtgttgtgttgaaagctgtgtgtgagatgtgatgtgtgttgtgttgaaagctgtgtgtgagatgtgatgtgtgttgtgttgaaagctgtgtgtgagatgtgatgtgtgttgtgttgaaagctgtgtgtgtaatgtgtgttgtgttgaaagctgtgtgtgagatgtgatgtgtgttgtgttgaaagCTGTATGTgagatgtgatgtgtgttgtgttgaaagctgtgtgtgtgatgtgatgtgtgttgtgttgaaagctgtgtgtgtgatgtgtgttgtgttgaaagctgtgtgtgagatgtgatgtgtgttgtgttgaaagctgtgtgtgtgatgtgtgttttgttgaaagctgtgtgtgagatgtgatgtgtgttgtgttgaaagCTGTGTGTGAGAtgagatgtgtgttgtgttgaaagctgtgtgtgtgatgtgtgttgtgttgaaagctgtgtgtgagatgtgatgtgtgttgtgttgaaagctgtgtgtgagatgtgatgtgtgttgtgttgaaagctgtgtgtgtgatgtgtgttgtgttgaaagctgtgtgtgagatgtgatgtgtgttgtgttgaaagctgtgtgtgtgatgtgtgttgtgttgaaagctgtgtgtgagatgtgatgtgtgttgtgttgaaagCTGCGTGTGAGATGTGATGTGTGTTATGTtgaaagctgtgtgtgtgatgtgtgttgtgttgaaagctgtgtgtgagatgtgttgaaagctgtgtgtgagatgtgatgtgtgttgtgttgaaagctgtgtgtgagatgtgatgtgtgttgtgttgaaagctgtgtgtgagatgtgtgttgtgttgaaagctgtgtgtgtgatgtgtgttgtgttgaaagctgtgtgtgagatgtgatgtgtgttgtgttgaaagctgtgtgtgagatgtgatgtgtgttgtgttgaaagctgtgtgtgagatgtgatgtgtgttgtgttgaaagctgtgtgtgtgatgtgtgttgtgttgaaagctgtgtgtgtgatgtgtgttgtgttgaaagctgtgtgtgagatgtgatgtgtgttgtgttgaaagctgtgtgtgagatgtgtgttgtgttgaaagctgtgtgtgagatgtgatgtgtgttgtgttgaaagctgtgtgtgtgatgtgtgttgtgttgaaagctgtgtgtgtgatgtgtgttgtgttgaaagctgtgtgtgagatgtgatgtgtgttgtgttgaaagctgtgtgtgagatgtgtgttgtgttgaaagctgtgtgtgagatgtgatgtgtgttgtgttgaaagctgtgtgtgagatgtgtgttgtgttgaaagctgtgtgtgtgatgtgtgttgtgttgaaagctgtgtgtgtgatgtgtgtcgTGTTGAAAGCTGTGTGTgagatgtgatgtgtgttgtgttgaaagctgtgtgtgagatgtgatgtgtgttgttaGATGTTTTTTTTACTGCTGTTCTTtatttacttgttacttttatttcttatttgtaATTGTAATTTTTAAAGTGCATTGTTAGttagggtttgtaagtaagcatttcactgtaaggtgcgCCGAGAAGACAATCAAACTTGACTATCTAGAGGAAGTAAAAGTCGtaagctgttgtattcagcgcttATAACTAATccaatttgatttggatttgatttgatgtgtgttgtgtttattGTTGATCTATCTGCTCTCAGGGTTTCAAAGGGAAGCATGGACATGTTGGCTTCCCTGGACAGAAGGTgagtcaaccacacacacacacacacacacacacacacacacacacacacacacacacacacacacacacacaccctactctCTTCAGTGTATCTGTTTGATGTCTTCTACCGTACAGTACACCAAACAGATTATTAGCCCGTTTTTATGGATGCTGGGTACTCCCTCACCCCTCTTTCCCCCCatgctctccatttctctcttcctcctctcttcaggGTGATGCTGGACCTGTAGGCCCACCGGGGACAGCTGGTAGACCAGGACTTGAAGTGAGTCAAACCAAGCGTTTCATGCACCATGTTGTTTGATGTTTGAATGATGTTCATATGAAATGAATGATTGGTAAATAAAACCAATGATGATGTTGTCACGATGTGCCAATGAATTAGGACTGTGTTGAGTCTCATTGAAACAACCTTTAACTTTTTCAGGGTGACGCCGGAGCCCCAGGGCCTCAGGGTCGACCCGGTCCCCCAGGACAGCTTgtgagtacatttacatttacatttaagtcatttagcagacgctcttatccagagcgacttacaacatGACCTTTAACCTTTCACCTTGGTTTATGTGGTTGTATAatgaggtttgtgtgtgtgaaaatgTAGCGACCAGGTTATGTTTTTTTGGTAGGGTTCTGCAGGAGCAGCGGGGCCCCCAGGACCGGCAGGCCCAGCAGGAGTGGTGAGAAGAAATACTATCATCATCAATATGTATTTTCTAATGTAGAAGGAACGGTTATCAAACCATGTGTCATCTGCATCCAACCCTGGATTATCTGCATGATTAAATTCCGTGTTAGCTTTGTGTTATGTCAGAGTTATGTCTCAGGCAAGGTTAATCATGACTCTTTCTCtgttgtttttctctttcttctctctctctctctctctctctctctctctctctctctctctctctctctgtgtctctctctctctctgtctctctctctctctctctctctctctctctctctctccctctttctctctcattgtctctctctctctctccctcattctctctcactcattctctctcactcattctctcactcattctctcatctctcttctttctctctctctctctctctctctctctctctctctctctctctcttttctctctctccctctttcttctctctctctctctctctctctgcctctctctctctctccctctttctctctctctctctctctctctttctttctctctccctcattctctctcacacattctctctccctcattctctctcactcattctctcatctctcttctttctctctctctctctctctctctctctctctctctctctctctctctctctctctctctctctctctctctctctctctctctctctctctctctctctctctccctctttctctctcattgcctctctctctctctccctcattctctctcactcattctctctcactaattctctctcactcattctctcatctctcttctttctctctctctctctctctctctctctctctctctctctctctctctctcccctctttctctctctccctctctctctctctctctctctctctctctctctctctctctctctctctctctctctctctctctctctctctctctctctctccctctttcttctctctctctctctctctctctctccctctctctctctctctctctctctctctctctctctctctctctctctctctctctctctctctctctttctctctccctcattctctctcactcattctctctccctcattctctctcactcattctctctccctcattctctctcactcattctctcatctctcttctttctctttctctcactctctctgcctgtctgtatctctctcgctctctctatctatctttcactctctctctctcactctctctaggGTATAAAGGGGGAGAAAGGCCAGGCTGCAGACAGAGGGCTACCAGGGATGGTTGGCCCCGCTGGACCCCCTGGTCATCCAGGAATGATGGTCAGTACACACAGTCCTATTGGTTTCAACAAGATACATATAGAAGATGATAGATATGCATTTCCTTGTTCCGTGTTGGTAGCATGGGGATGAgttgaaccttagtcactgttttctctccttcttcctcgttCCGTGTTGGTAGCATGGGGACGAgttgaaccttagtcactgttttctctccttcttcctcgttCCGTGTTGGTAGCATGGGGAGGAgttgaaccttagtcactgttttctctccttcttcctcgttCCGTGTTGGTAGCATGGGGAGGAGTTGAACCTTAATCACtgttttctctccttcttcctcgttCCGTGTTGGTAGCATGGGGATGAgttgaaccttagtcactgttttctctccttcttcctcgttCCGTGTTGGTAGCATGGGGAGGAGTTGAACCTTAATCACtgttttctctccttcttcctcgttCCGTGTTGGTAGCATGGGGATGAgttgaaccttagtcactgttttctctccttcttcctcgttCCGTGTTGGTAGCATGGGGAGGAGTTGAACCTTAATCACtgttttctctccttcttcctcgttCCGTGTTGGTAGCATGGGGATGAgttgaaccttagtcactgttttctctccttcttcctcgttCCGTGTTGGTAGCATGGGGACGAGTTGAACCTTATCACtgttttctctccttcttcctcgttCCGTGTTGGTAGCATGGGGATGAGTTGAACCTTATCACtgttttctctccttcttcctcgttCCGTGTTGGTAGCATGGGGAGGAGTTGAACCTTAATCACtgttttctctccttcttcctcgttCCGTGTTGGTAGCATGGGGATGAGTTGAACCTTATCACtgttttctctccttcttcctcgttCCGTGTTGGTAGCATGGGGAGGAGTTGAACCTTATCACtgttttctctccttcttcctcgttCCGTGTTGGTAGCATGGGGACGAgttgaaccttagtcactgttttctctccttcttcctcgttCCGTGTTGGTAGCATGGGGAAGAgttgaaccttagtcactgttttctctccttcttcctcgttCCGTGTTGGTAGCATGGGGAGGAGTTGAACCTTAATCACtgttttctctccttcttcctcgttCCGTGTTGGTAGCATGGGGATGAgttgaaccttagtcactgttttctctccttcttcctcgttCCGTGTTGGTAGCATGGGGAGGAGTTGAACCTTAATCACtgttttctctccttcttcctcgttCCGTGTTGGTAGCATGGGGATGAgttgaaccttagtcactgttttctctccttcttcctcgttCCGTGTTGGTAGCATGGGGAGGAGTTGAACCTTAATCACtgttttctctccttcttcctcgttCCGTGTTGGTAGCATGGGGATGAgttgaaccttagtcactgttttctctccttcttcctcgttCCGTGTTGGTAGCATGGGGACGAGTTGAACCTTATCACtgttttctctccttcttcctcgttCCGTGTTGGTAGCATGGGGATGAGTTGAACCTTATCACtgttttctctccttcttcctcgttCCGTGTTGGTAGCATGGGGAGGAGTTGAACCTTAATCACtgttttctctccttcttcctcgttCCGTGTTGGTAGCATGGGGATGAGTTGAACCTTATCActgttttctctccttctttccgtGTTGGTTCCGTGTTGGTAGCATGGGGAGGAGTTGAACCTTATCACtgttttctctccttcttcctcgttCCGTGTTGGTAGCATGGGGACGAgttgaaccttagtcactgttttctctccttcttcctcgttCCGTGTTGGTAGCATGGGGACGAGTTGAACCTTATCACTGTTTTCGCTCCTTCTTCCTCGTTCCGTGTTGGTAGCATGGGGAGGAGTTGAACCTTATCACtgttttctctccttcttcctcgttCCGTGTTGGTAGCATGGGGAGGAGTTGAACCTTACCACtgttttctctccttcttcctcgttCCGTGTTGGTAGCATGGGGACGAgttgaaccttagtcactgttttctctccttcttcctcgttCTCTCAGGGAGAACCAGGCAATGATGGAGCTGCGGGTAAAGACGTGAGTAACCCTTCTGATGTGGTGTTTGTCATGATGACAGAAACATGAATGTGGCTGTATTATATTTACAACCTTGTTCCCTCACTGATCATCTTCTGTTCACAGGGATCACCTGGCCTGCCAGGAGACAATGGACAATGTGGTCAAAAGGTAAGAGTCACtgctctccagtgtgtgtgtgtgtgcatgcgtgcatgcgtgcgtgcgtgtgcgcgtgtgtgtgtgtttgtcggaaAATTACAAATTACCACCAGCAGCCACGCTATCACACCACTGGTTACCTCAGATATGGCCTCCACTACCATACAGGATTATGGCTGGTGAAGTCCACAGGCGGAGGGCTGTAGTGTTGGCAAGGTCGTGGTTGTGCACACACTCCGTTGGTTTTGGCTTTttcagcagactccctaacccagACATGTATTATGCCACAAATTGcatccttttccctatatagtgcactacttttgaccacagagCCCTGGGCCCCTTCATTTGACTAACCCCTTTTGGCAACATCCTCCATTTTCTACATTCCCCTCAAATACCCCACTTTCCCTGGCAATAGCTCATACTACAAAGCCCTCTACACTCGATACAGTAGTTACCAATAGAGTTATTCTCTGTCCCCTGGATAATGCTATTAACTGCGGGCGCCACATGAGATGAGGCGATTTGTCATTGTGACAGGAAGGTATTGTCAGGGCTTTTAGCTGTAGTAGTACAAATTACAGAGGAGCTCTccactcttctccttctctctcttctgtcatcGTTGGTGTCCAGTGTCCAGTGGTGACGTGTAAACATTAGCCCTTCATAAAGGCCTGCTTTGTTCCACATCCATCACAGATGTCAGTCTGATGCTGTTTACAATATAGTGTTCTGGGTACTTACAGAGTGCATTTAC
This window of the Oncorhynchus keta strain PuntledgeMale-10-30-2019 chromosome 20, Oket_V2, whole genome shotgun sequence genome carries:
- the LOC127909927 gene encoding uncharacterized protein LOC127909927 isoform X20, with translation MLPTRNEEEGEKTVIKVQLVPMLPTRNEEEGEKTVTKVQLIPMLPTRNEEEGEKTVIKVQLLPMLPTRNEEEGEKTVTKVQLIPMLPTRNEEEGEKTVIKVQLVPMLPTRNEEEGEKTVTKVQLIPMLPTRNEEEGEKTVIKVQLLPMLPTRNEEEGEKTVTKVQLIPMLPTRNEEEGEKTVIKVQLLPMLPTRNEEEGEKTVTKVQLIPMLPTRNEEEGEKTVIKVQLLPMLPTRNEEEGEKTVTKVQLLPMLPTRNEEEGEKTVTKVQLVPMLPTRNEEEGEKTVTKVQLIPMLPTRNKEMHIYHLLYVSC
- the LOC127909927 gene encoding triadin-like isoform X11, which encodes MLPTRNEEEGEKTVIKVQLVPMLPTRNEEEGEKTVTKVQLIPMLPTRNEEEGEKTVIKVQLLPMLPTRNEEEGEKTVTKVQLIPMLPTRNEEEGEKTVIKVQLLPMLPTRNEEEGEKTVTKVQLIPMLPTRNEEEGEKTVIKVQLLPMLPTRNEEEGEKTVTKVQLFPMLPTRNEEEGEKTVTKVQLIPMLPTRNEEEGEKTVIKVQLVPMLPTRNEEEGEKTVTKVQLIPMLPTRNEEEGEKTVIKVQLLPMLPTRNEEEGEKTVTKVQLIPMLPTRNEEEGEKTVIKVQLLPMLPTRNEEEGEKTVTKVQLVPMLPTRNEEEGEKTVTKVQLIPMLPTRNKEMHIYHLLYVSC
- the LOC127909927 gene encoding triadin-like isoform X3, with the protein product MLPTRNEEEGEKTVIKVQLVPMLPTRNEEEGEKTVTKVQLIPMLPTRNEEEGEKTVIKVQLLPMLPTRNEEEGEKTVTKVQLIPMLPTRNEEEGEKTVIKVQLLPMLPTRNEEEGEKTVTKVQLIPMLPTRNEEEGEKTVIKVQLLPMLPTRNEEEGEKTVTKVQLFPMLPTRNEEEGEKTVTKVQLIPMLPTRNEEEGEKTVIKVQLVPMLPTRNEEEGEKTVTKVQLIPMLPTRNEEEGEKTVIKVQLLPMLPTRNEEEGEKTVTKVQLIPMLPTRNEEEGEKTVIKVQLLPMLPTRNEEEGEKTVTKVQLLPMLPTRNEEEGEKTVTKVQLLPMLPTRNEEEGEKTVTKVQLVPMLPTRNEEEGEKTVTKVQLIPMLPTRNKEMHIYHLLYVSC
- the LOC127909927 gene encoding uncharacterized protein LOC127909927 isoform X18, whose protein sequence is MLPTRNEEEGEKTVIKVQLVPMLPTRNEEEGEKTVTKVQLIPMLPTRNEEEGEKTVIKVQLLPMLPTRNEEEGEKTVTKVQLIPMLPTRNEEEGEKTVIKVQLLPMLPTRNEEEGEKTVTKVQLIPMLPTRNEEEGEKTVIKVQLVPMLPTRNEEEGEKTVTKVQLLPMLPTRNEEEGEKTVTKVQLIPMLPTRNEEEGEKTVIKVQLLPMLPTRNEEEGEKTVTKVQLIPMLPTRNEEEGEKTVIKVQLLPMLPTRNEEEGEKTVTKVQLLPMLPTRNEEEGEKTVTKVQLVPMLPTRNEEEGEKTVTKVQLIPMLPTRNKEMHIYHLLYVSC
- the LOC127909927 gene encoding uncharacterized protein LOC127909927 isoform X17; this translates as MLPTRNEEEGEKTVIKVQLVPMLPTRNEEEGEKTVTKVQLIPMLPTRNEEEGEKTVIKVQLLPMLPTRNEEEGEKTVTKVQLIPMLPTRNEEEGEKTVIKVQLLPMLPTRNEEEGEKTVTKVQLLPMLPTRNEEEGEKTVTKVQLIPMLPTRNEEEGEKTVIKVQLLPMLPTRNEEEGEKTVTKVQLIPMLPTRNEEEGEKTVIKVQLLPMLPTRNEEEGEKTVTKVQLIPMLPTRNEEEGEKTVIKVQLLPMLPTRNEEEGEKTVTKVQLLPMLPTRNEEEGEKTVTKVQLVPMLPTRNEEEGEKTVTKVQLIPMLPTRNKEMHIYHLLYVSC
- the LOC127909927 gene encoding uncharacterized protein LOC127909927 isoform X21; its protein translation is MLPTRNEEEGEKTVIKVQLVPMLPTRNEEEGEKTVTKVQLIPMLPTRNEEEGEKTVIKVQLLPMLPTRNEEEGEKTVTKVQLIPMLPTRNEEEGEKTVIKVQLLPMLPTRNEEEGEKTVTKVQLIPMLPTRNEEEGEKTVIKVQLLPMLPTRNEEEGEKTVTKVQLLPMLPTRNEEEGEKTVTKVQLLPMLPTRNEEEGEKTVTKVQLIPMLPTRNEEEGEKTVIKVQLLPMLPTRNEEEGEKTVTKVQLLPMLPTRNEEEGEKTVTKVQLVPMLPTRNEEEGEKTVTKVQLIPMLPTRNKEMHIYHLLYVSC
- the LOC127909927 gene encoding triadin-like isoform X7; protein product: MLPTRNEEEGEKTVIKVQLVPMLPTRNEEEGEKTVTKVQLIPMLPTRNEEEGEKTVIKVQLLPMLPTRNEEEGEKTVTKVQLIPMLPTRNEEEGEKTVIKVQLLPMLPTRNEEEGEKTVTKVQLLPMLPTRNEEEGEKTVTKVQLIPMLPTRNEEEGEKTVIKVQLVPMLPTRNEEEGEKTVTKVQLIPMLPTRNEEEGEKTVIKVQLLPMLPTRNEEEGEKTVTKVQLIPMLPTRNEEEGEKTVIKVQLLPMLPTRNEEEGEKTVTKVQLIPMLPTRNEEEGEKTVIKVQLLPMLPTRNEEEGEKTVTKVQLLPMLPTRNEEEGEKTVTKVQLVPMLPTRNEEEGEKTVTKVQLIPMLPTRNKEMHIYHLLYVSC
- the LOC127909927 gene encoding triadin-like isoform X2, whose translation is MLPTRNEEEGEKTVIKVQLVPMLPTRNEEEGEKTVTKVQLIPMLPTRNEEEGEKTVIKVQLLPMLPTRNEEEGEKTVTKVQLIPMLPTRNEEEGEKTVIKVQLLPMLPTRNEEEGEKTVTKVQLIPMLPTRNEEEGEKTVIKVQLLPMLPTRNEEEGEKTVTKVQLFPMLPTRNEEEGEKTVTKVQLIPMLPTRNEEEGEKTVIKVQLVPMLPTRNEEEGEKTVTKVQLLPMLPTRNEEEGEKTVTKVQLIPMLPTRNEEEGEKTVIKVQLLPMLPTRNEEEGEKTVTKVQLIPMLPTRNEEEGEKTVIKVQLLPMLPTRNEEEGEKTVTKVQLLPMLPTRNEEEGEKTVTKVQLVPMLPTRNEEEGEKTVTKVQLIPMLPTRNKEMHIYHLLYVSC